One window from the genome of Salisaeta longa DSM 21114 encodes:
- a CDS encoding PH domain-containing protein, whose protein sequence is MPAAAPDIAEGRRLHPLTLLLRILASLPAVVLLLLPVLTGSSSNDPWLSLLMTGLYGLVALPAIIMRYLRLRYQITPQQIVIQRGVIRRQNRSIPVERVQNIQIERPLMARFFGLARVKIETAGGSSTEGVLEYVHIDEAQRIRQTIRSLQADGTAQPADDATDRRDLLYGMNTPRVLLSGAFRFSLLYIAVIFSVTQFFDPNQITAWLMQSRGWVQQVAEAAYASPALTALLTAGAAVLLGWTTGVVLHVNRFYGFRLWLDEDKLHKKHGLLAVTEGTIPLEKVQVLILETNPLMRAFGWYTLKVQTMGLDVEEEGHRVIAPFAQFADAVALAQRVHRFHLPEDFTSVSPITIRRRFVRYAGALVGLVGLGGWLWPLDWWHPAGVAAPWWLLALLPAAFGWAVLQYRYHAYTLSGRELYVRRGVLRQRLWVMPVSKFHVFYQTATVFQRRLNVANVFVDTAGASSAAYPDIIDLPQPVARALMEQLHARFAWYHQQLLVRRSARRALPAPASS, encoded by the coding sequence ATGCCTGCCGCCGCCCCCGACATTGCGGAAGGTCGCCGCCTGCACCCCCTCACGCTGCTGCTGCGCATCCTGGCGAGCCTGCCGGCCGTGGTGCTGTTGCTGCTGCCCGTGCTCACCGGCTCGTCGTCGAACGACCCGTGGCTCTCGCTGCTCATGACGGGGCTCTATGGCCTCGTGGCCCTTCCGGCCATCATTATGCGCTACCTGCGGCTGCGCTACCAGATTACCCCGCAACAAATCGTGATCCAGCGGGGCGTCATCCGCCGACAGAACCGGAGCATCCCTGTCGAACGCGTGCAAAACATCCAGATCGAGCGCCCGCTCATGGCTCGCTTCTTTGGGCTGGCCCGCGTAAAGATCGAAACTGCAGGCGGCAGCTCTACCGAAGGCGTGCTGGAGTATGTGCACATCGACGAAGCGCAACGCATCCGGCAGACCATTCGCTCCCTACAGGCCGATGGGACGGCCCAGCCGGCAGACGATGCAACGGATCGGCGCGACCTGCTGTACGGCATGAACACGCCACGCGTCCTGCTCTCTGGCGCCTTCCGCTTTTCGCTGCTGTACATTGCTGTCATTTTTTCCGTCACGCAGTTCTTTGATCCCAACCAGATCACCGCATGGCTCATGCAGTCGCGCGGATGGGTGCAACAAGTTGCGGAAGCGGCCTACGCGTCGCCCGCGCTCACGGCCCTGCTCACGGCCGGAGCCGCCGTGCTGCTCGGATGGACCACGGGCGTCGTGCTGCACGTCAACCGGTTCTACGGCTTTCGGCTGTGGCTCGATGAAGACAAGCTCCACAAAAAGCACGGCCTGCTCGCCGTTACCGAAGGCACCATTCCGCTGGAAAAGGTGCAGGTGCTCATCCTGGAGACAAACCCACTGATGCGCGCGTTTGGCTGGTACACGCTCAAGGTGCAGACGATGGGGCTCGATGTGGAGGAGGAAGGCCACCGCGTCATTGCGCCGTTTGCTCAGTTTGCGGATGCCGTGGCGCTCGCGCAGCGGGTGCACCGCTTCCATTTGCCGGAGGACTTCACCTCGGTATCGCCCATCACGATTCGCCGCCGCTTTGTGCGCTATGCCGGCGCGTTGGTTGGTCTGGTGGGCCTTGGCGGATGGCTGTGGCCGTTGGACTGGTGGCATCCGGCGGGCGTGGCCGCTCCGTGGTGGCTGCTCGCACTGCTCCCTGCTGCTTTTGGGTGGGCGGTGCTTCAGTACCGCTACCACGCGTACACCCTGTCGGGCCGCGAGCTGTATGTGCGCCGGGGCGTGCTGCGCCAGCGGCTCTGGGTGATGCCTGTGTCCAAGTTTCACGTGTTTTACCAGACGGCGACCGTCTTTCAGCGGCGCCTGAACGTGGCCAACGTGTTTGTTGATACGGCCGGGGCCTCGTCTGCGGCGTATCCCGACATTATCGATCTGCCGCAGCCCGTAGCCCGCGCACTCATGGAACAGCTGCATGCCCGGTTTGCGTGGTACCACCAGCAGTTGCTTGTGCGCCGCAGCGCCCGGCGCGCCCTCCCGGCCCCCGCCTCCTCGTAA
- the dnaK gene encoding molecular chaperone DnaK gives MGKIIGIDLGTTNSVVAVMEGGESKVIENAEGARTTPSVVAYKKDGERLVGAPAKRQAITNPERTIASIKRFMGRRYDEVEDEIDEVPYELVRGDNDTVRVKIDDREYTPQEISAVVLQKLKQTAEEYLGEEVTEAVITVPAYFNDAQRTATKEAGQIAGLKVQRIINEPTAASLAYGLDDETEQIVAVYDFGGGTFDVSILELGDGVFEVRATSGDTHLGGDSLDKKLIDYIADTFKKEQGVDLRNDAMALQRLKEAAEKAKIELSSATTTTINLPFITATDEGPKHLNMNLNRAKFEQLIGDLIEGTVKPMQKALDDADLSTSDVDEVLLVGGSTRVPLVQETVENFFGKAPNKSVNPDEVVSLGAAIQGGVLSGDVDDVLLLDVTPLDLGIETLGGVTTTLIPANTTIPTKKSEIFSTAADNQTSVEVHVLQGDREMARDNRTIGRFHLDGIPPAPRGTPQIEVTFDIDADGILNVSAVDKATGKEQSIRIEASSGLSEEEIEQMRKDAEEHAAEDKERKKRAETINEANSMVYSTEQNLEEYGDKIPEDKRSAIDAALEDLREELETTTADDDTSALEQKLQTLNDKWAAASEEIYAAQQQQAQQGGNGAAQGANAQQAADDEGVRDADFEVVDEGEES, from the coding sequence ATGGGAAAGATTATAGGCATCGATTTGGGCACGACGAACTCCGTCGTGGCGGTCATGGAGGGCGGCGAGTCCAAAGTGATTGAGAATGCAGAAGGGGCGCGCACGACGCCCTCGGTGGTGGCCTACAAGAAGGATGGCGAACGCCTTGTGGGCGCGCCGGCCAAGCGGCAAGCCATCACCAACCCGGAGCGCACGATTGCATCGATTAAGCGCTTCATGGGGCGTCGCTACGACGAAGTAGAGGACGAGATCGACGAAGTGCCGTACGAGCTCGTACGGGGCGACAACGACACCGTCCGCGTAAAAATTGACGACCGCGAGTACACGCCGCAGGAAATCTCGGCGGTGGTGCTGCAGAAGCTGAAGCAGACGGCCGAAGAGTACCTGGGCGAAGAGGTCACCGAAGCGGTGATTACCGTGCCGGCGTACTTTAACGACGCGCAGCGTACGGCCACCAAAGAGGCCGGCCAGATTGCGGGCCTGAAGGTGCAACGCATCATCAACGAGCCGACGGCGGCGTCGCTGGCCTACGGCCTCGATGACGAGACCGAGCAGATTGTGGCCGTGTACGACTTTGGCGGCGGCACCTTCGACGTGTCGATCCTGGAGCTGGGCGACGGCGTCTTCGAGGTGCGCGCCACCTCCGGCGATACGCACCTGGGCGGCGACTCGCTCGACAAGAAGCTCATCGACTACATCGCCGACACCTTTAAGAAGGAGCAGGGCGTGGACCTGCGCAACGACGCCATGGCGCTTCAGCGGCTGAAGGAAGCCGCCGAGAAGGCCAAGATCGAGCTGTCGAGCGCTACCACGACCACCATCAACCTGCCCTTTATCACGGCCACCGATGAAGGGCCGAAGCACTTGAACATGAACCTGAACCGGGCCAAGTTCGAGCAACTCATCGGCGACCTCATTGAGGGTACCGTGAAGCCGATGCAGAAGGCGCTTGACGACGCCGACTTGTCGACGAGCGACGTGGACGAGGTGCTGCTTGTGGGCGGCTCCACGCGCGTACCGCTCGTGCAAGAGACCGTTGAAAACTTCTTTGGCAAGGCGCCCAACAAGTCGGTAAACCCCGACGAAGTGGTGTCTTTGGGTGCAGCCATTCAGGGCGGCGTGCTCTCGGGCGACGTGGACGACGTGCTGCTGCTTGACGTGACGCCCCTCGACCTGGGCATTGAGACGTTGGGCGGCGTCACCACCACGCTCATCCCGGCCAACACCACCATCCCGACGAAGAAGAGCGAGATCTTCTCGACGGCGGCCGACAACCAGACGTCGGTAGAGGTGCACGTGCTACAGGGCGACCGCGAGATGGCACGCGACAACCGCACCATTGGGCGGTTCCACCTCGACGGCATTCCGCCGGCGCCGCGGGGCACACCGCAGATTGAGGTGACGTTTGACATTGACGCCGACGGCATCCTGAACGTGTCGGCGGTTGACAAGGCGACCGGCAAGGAGCAGTCCATTCGCATCGAAGCCTCCAGCGGCCTGAGCGAGGAGGAGATCGAACAGATGCGCAAGGACGCCGAAGAGCACGCGGCCGAAGACAAAGAGCGGAAGAAGCGCGCCGAGACGATCAACGAGGCCAACTCGATGGTGTACTCCACCGAGCAGAACCTCGAAGAGTACGGCGACAAGATTCCGGAGGACAAGCGCAGTGCTATTGATGCGGCGCTTGAAGACCTCCGCGAAGAGCTCGAAACGACGACGGCCGACGACGACACCTCGGCGCTGGAGCAGAAGCTGCAGACCCTCAACGACAAGTGGGCGGCGGCCAGCGAAGAAATCTACGCGGCCCAGCAGCAGCAAGCCCAGCAGGGCGGCAACGGCGCAGCGCAAGGCGCCAACGCCCAGCAAGCGGCTGATGACGAGGGCGTGCGCGACGCGGACTTCGAAGTCGTCGACGAAGGCGAAGAGTCGTAA
- a CDS encoding alpha-amylase family glycosyl hydrolase: MSDPAWWQTAVIYQIYPRSFCDANGDGIGDLAGVIQKLDYLADTLGVDALWLSPFYPSPMADFGYDVADYMNVASEYGTLDAFDRLVEAAHARDLRVIIDFVPNHTSDQHPWFEAARSSREHPKRDWYVWADPKPDGSPPNNWLSMFGGPAWTWDEATQQYYLHTFLKEQPDLNWRNPAVRDAMFGVLQFWLERGVDGFRIDVAHFIMKDPAMRDNPPRATSDTAYHKSRGAYDTQLHLYDHGHPDVHDVYRQIRSLLDARGDRVAIGELHIYDWASWTAFYGEALDEMHLPFNFALLNAEWSADGVERVVNSLEAALPEGAWPNYVLGNHDEARLATRLGPAHTRLAAVLLLTLRGTPTLYYGDELGLPEADIPPERQKDPWGKNVPGLGRDGCRTPMPWTDAPAAGFSEAAPDALWLPIGDGHRALAVDEQLDDPGSVLNLYRRLLALRRTTPALQHGRYVPVNQRPDDCFVFIRAHDEAVYLVALNFSDAERTMVLPSGRHRGTIACATDPARDGTAVELYLTLGPHEGVVVEM; this comes from the coding sequence ATGTCCGATCCCGCCTGGTGGCAAACCGCCGTCATCTACCAGATTTATCCGCGCAGCTTTTGCGATGCCAACGGCGACGGCATCGGCGATTTGGCCGGCGTCATCCAGAAGCTGGATTACCTGGCCGACACGCTCGGCGTGGATGCGCTGTGGCTCTCGCCCTTCTACCCGTCGCCCATGGCCGACTTCGGGTACGACGTGGCCGACTACATGAACGTAGCGTCCGAGTACGGCACGCTCGATGCGTTCGATCGGCTCGTGGAGGCCGCGCATGCCCGCGACCTGCGGGTTATCATCGACTTCGTGCCGAATCACACGTCCGATCAGCATCCATGGTTTGAGGCTGCGCGGTCGTCGCGCGAGCATCCCAAGCGCGACTGGTACGTGTGGGCCGATCCGAAGCCCGACGGCAGCCCGCCCAACAACTGGCTGAGCATGTTTGGCGGTCCGGCGTGGACGTGGGACGAGGCGACGCAGCAGTACTACCTGCACACCTTTCTGAAGGAACAGCCCGACCTCAACTGGCGGAACCCGGCTGTGCGCGATGCCATGTTTGGCGTGCTGCAGTTTTGGCTGGAGCGCGGGGTGGATGGGTTTCGAATCGATGTGGCGCACTTCATCATGAAGGACCCCGCGATGCGCGACAACCCGCCGCGGGCCACCAGCGATACCGCGTATCACAAGTCGCGCGGCGCGTACGACACGCAGTTGCACCTGTACGACCACGGCCACCCCGACGTGCACGACGTCTACCGCCAGATTCGGAGCCTGCTCGATGCGCGCGGCGATCGCGTGGCCATCGGCGAGCTGCACATCTACGATTGGGCGTCGTGGACGGCGTTCTACGGCGAGGCCCTCGACGAAATGCACCTGCCGTTCAACTTTGCGCTGCTGAATGCCGAGTGGTCGGCCGACGGCGTGGAGCGCGTGGTGAACAGCCTGGAGGCGGCGCTGCCCGAGGGGGCGTGGCCCAACTACGTGCTGGGAAACCACGACGAGGCGCGCCTGGCGACCCGCCTGGGCCCGGCGCACACCCGGCTCGCGGCCGTGTTGCTGCTCACGCTGCGCGGCACGCCCACGCTGTACTACGGCGACGAGCTGGGCCTGCCCGAGGCCGACATCCCCCCCGAGCGGCAGAAAGATCCGTGGGGCAAAAACGTGCCGGGCCTGGGCCGCGACGGCTGCCGCACGCCCATGCCGTGGACGGATGCCCCCGCGGCCGGCTTCTCGGAGGCTGCGCCCGACGCGCTGTGGCTGCCCATTGGCGACGGGCATCGTGCGCTTGCGGTAGACGAGCAGCTGGACGACCCCGGGAGCGTGCTGAACCTGTACCGGCGCCTCCTTGCGCTGCGCCGCACCACGCCAGCGTTACAGCACGGGCGCTACGTTCCGGTCAATCAGCGCCCAGACGACTGCTTCGTGTTTATACGGGCCCATGACGAAGCCGTCTACCTCGTCGCGCTCAACTTCTCGGACGCCGAGCGCACGATGGTGCTGCCCAGCGGCCGGCACCGCGGCACCATCGCGTGTGCCACCGATCCGGCCCGCGATGGCACGGCCGTGGAGTTGTACCTAACGCTTGGGCCCCACGAAGGCGTCGTCGTTGAGATGTGA
- a CDS encoding competence/damage-inducible protein A: MDAHLLTIGDELLMGQTVNTNAAWLGEQLSALGVRVRQAVTVGDAPAAMHEALDRAAGADLVITTGGLGPTHDDITKQVVAAHVGKSLHRDEGLWQRVQAYYTRRDRSVPAAAAQLADVPDDFELLDNPTGTAPGLWYDDGTQVLVVLPGVPQEMKAIFRSSVKPRLEAATDRALQHRTLLTTGVPESSLQEKIGDLTDLLHDSLELAYLPSTSGVRLRLTAEGPAAAADLDRLEEALRDRIGRYIFGTGDDTLEAALGRMLRDRGLTVATAESCTGGLVARRLTRVPGSSRYFLGSIVAYANDVKERLLDVSPQDLQAHGAVSEPVARQMAAGARAAVGADVAVSTTGIAGPTGGSDEKPVGTIWVGYADAHGTHARRLQLVNDRILNQELFSTVALDTIRRHLLDDTQANP, from the coding sequence ATGGATGCCCACCTGCTCACCATCGGCGACGAACTGCTCATGGGGCAAACCGTCAATACGAACGCGGCGTGGCTGGGCGAGCAGCTGAGCGCCTTGGGCGTGCGCGTTCGGCAAGCCGTAACTGTGGGCGACGCCCCTGCGGCCATGCACGAAGCGCTGGATCGGGCGGCGGGGGCCGACCTCGTCATTACCACCGGCGGCCTGGGGCCTACGCACGACGACATCACCAAGCAGGTGGTGGCCGCCCACGTGGGCAAGTCCCTGCACCGGGACGAGGGGTTGTGGCAGCGCGTGCAGGCGTATTACACGCGCCGCGACCGATCCGTCCCCGCGGCGGCCGCGCAACTGGCCGACGTGCCAGACGACTTTGAGCTGCTCGACAATCCGACGGGCACCGCGCCGGGGCTGTGGTACGACGACGGCACGCAGGTGCTGGTGGTGCTGCCGGGTGTGCCCCAGGAGATGAAGGCCATCTTCCGATCGTCCGTCAAGCCGCGCCTGGAAGCGGCCACCGATCGGGCGCTGCAGCACCGCACGCTCCTCACCACGGGCGTGCCCGAGTCGAGCCTGCAAGAAAAAATCGGCGACCTTACGGATCTGCTGCATGATTCGCTGGAGCTGGCGTACCTGCCGTCCACCAGCGGGGTGCGCCTGCGGCTTACCGCCGAAGGGCCCGCGGCGGCGGCCGATCTGGATCGGTTGGAGGAGGCGCTGCGAGACCGCATTGGCCGCTACATCTTTGGGACGGGCGACGACACGCTGGAAGCGGCCCTCGGGCGCATGCTTCGTGATCGCGGGTTGACGGTGGCCACTGCCGAAAGCTGTACCGGTGGACTCGTGGCCCGGCGGCTGACGCGCGTGCCCGGGTCGTCGCGGTACTTCTTGGGAAGCATTGTGGCGTATGCCAACGATGTGAAGGAGCGCCTGCTGGACGTGTCGCCGCAGGACCTGCAGGCCCACGGGGCGGTGAGCGAACCCGTGGCGCGCCAAATGGCCGCCGGGGCGCGCGCGGCCGTCGGGGCCGACGTGGCCGTCTCAACCACCGGCATTGCCGGCCCCACCGGCGGCTCCGACGAAAAACCGGTCGGCACCATCTGGGTCGGATACGCCGACGCCCACGGCACACACGCACGGCGCCTACAACTCGTAAACGACCGCATCTTGAATCAGGAGCTGTTTAGCACCGTGGCGCTCGACACCATCCGCCGGCACCTCTTGGACGACACGCAGGCGAATCCGTAA
- a CDS encoding sensor histidine kinase, with translation MPPVDAVQPPAAQPSDSGLPVAVISLPDILPGIGASGELVLLAVLLGILILLVVQWRSRQLRQRAQRLEHMVAERTRKVRQQARQLQKYNRELLRSNALLQDALEENSRVLGVAAHDLKNPIFGIRALAEVLLERDGLDEEVHRKISLMQSSANESLTLIDDLLATAAGTDDDKPTAERAIVDVADLAQWVVVGFKAQADRKDQVLDLNIPSRPCTVRAERRRLREAMNNLVSNALKYAPKGTTVAISVQYAPDEISFAVRDEGPGLTEEDKRHLFQPFQRLTPEPTGGESSSGLGLYIVKQVVDQHDGRVTVESTVGEGSTFKIWLPTADKPRASTIEDEEETVVDDDDVNVERLSSHSTQVNG, from the coding sequence ATGCCGCCTGTAGACGCCGTGCAGCCGCCCGCAGCGCAGCCTTCTGATAGTGGGTTGCCCGTGGCCGTAATCTCCCTGCCCGATATTCTGCCAGGCATTGGGGCGTCGGGCGAGCTGGTGCTGTTGGCGGTACTGCTGGGCATTCTGATCTTGCTCGTTGTGCAGTGGCGGTCGCGCCAGTTGCGGCAGCGGGCGCAGCGCCTGGAGCATATGGTGGCGGAGCGTACGCGCAAGGTGCGGCAGCAGGCCCGTCAGCTGCAAAAGTACAACCGGGAGCTGTTGCGGAGCAATGCGCTCTTGCAGGATGCGCTGGAGGAGAATTCGCGCGTGCTGGGGGTTGCCGCGCACGATCTGAAGAACCCCATCTTCGGCATTCGGGCCCTTGCCGAAGTATTGCTGGAGCGCGACGGGCTGGATGAAGAAGTGCACCGCAAAATCTCGCTCATGCAATCCTCGGCCAACGAGTCGCTTACGCTCATCGATGATTTGCTGGCAACGGCAGCCGGCACCGACGACGACAAGCCAACCGCCGAACGCGCTATCGTGGACGTGGCCGATTTGGCGCAGTGGGTGGTTGTGGGCTTTAAGGCGCAGGCCGATCGCAAAGATCAGGTCCTAGACCTCAATATTCCGAGCCGCCCGTGCACCGTGCGGGCGGAACGCCGCCGCCTGCGGGAGGCGATGAACAACCTGGTGAGCAACGCGCTGAAGTACGCGCCGAAGGGGACCACCGTTGCGATATCCGTGCAATACGCGCCCGACGAAATAAGCTTTGCGGTACGGGATGAGGGTCCCGGGCTTACGGAAGAAGACAAGCGGCACCTCTTTCAGCCGTTTCAGCGTCTTACGCCCGAACCTACGGGCGGGGAAAGCTCGTCGGGGCTTGGGCTGTACATCGTGAAGCAAGTCGTGGATCAACACGACGGCCGCGTGACCGTTGAAAGCACGGTTGGCGAAGGAAGCACGTTCAAGATATGGTTGCCTACGGCCGACAAGCCGCGTGCGTCAACCATCGAGGACGAAGAGGAAACCGTCGTTGACGACGATGACGTAAATGTTGAGCGGCTTTCTTCGCACTCTACGCAGGTCAATGGATAA
- a CDS encoding SDR family oxidoreductase, which yields MPDAPLSISVLGCGWLGRPLAAAWAADGYTVYGATTTEAKLDVLRGDGIRPVLCRLEPEVTGEAPERLFDADVLVLNVPPSRAPNDPAAYHAQQVQAVARAAREGRTRWIVMASSTGVYPPTDGPVTEADAWPDALDALPPPRRATSRAVRAAEQTLWAARDALDITIVRLAGLYGGDRHPARYLAGRANVSRPQAPVNLIHRDDCIGLLRALVAQDARNDVFNACADRHPARADFYPAAARAMDLAPPTFDTDDEAGGKRIVNDKIKARLGYTFQHPDPMADVAGRA from the coding sequence ATGCCTGATGCCCCCCTGTCGATCAGTGTTTTGGGATGCGGATGGCTGGGCCGCCCATTGGCTGCGGCCTGGGCCGCCGACGGATACACGGTGTACGGCGCCACCACAACCGAAGCAAAGCTGGATGTTTTGCGTGGCGACGGCATCCGGCCGGTGCTGTGTCGTCTAGAGCCCGAGGTAACGGGTGAGGCGCCGGAGCGCCTGTTCGACGCCGATGTGCTGGTGCTCAACGTCCCCCCGTCGCGCGCGCCCAACGACCCGGCGGCGTATCATGCGCAACAGGTGCAGGCGGTGGCGCGGGCGGCGCGTGAGGGGCGCACCCGCTGGATCGTGATGGCGAGCTCCACCGGGGTCTACCCGCCAACCGACGGTCCGGTGACCGAAGCCGATGCCTGGCCCGACGCGCTCGATGCGCTTCCGCCCCCGCGGCGCGCGACGAGCCGGGCGGTGCGCGCGGCCGAACAGACGCTGTGGGCGGCGCGCGACGCCCTCGACATCACCATCGTGCGGCTTGCCGGCCTCTACGGCGGCGACCGGCATCCGGCGCGCTACCTCGCGGGCCGCGCCAACGTGAGCCGCCCGCAGGCCCCCGTCAACCTCATCCACCGCGACGACTGCATCGGGCTGCTGCGCGCGCTGGTTGCCCAAGACGCACGCAACGATGTGTTTAACGCATGCGCCGATCGCCACCCGGCCCGTGCCGACTTCTACCCCGCAGCGGCGCGCGCCATGGACCTCGCGCCGCCCACATTTGATACAGACGACGAAGCCGGTGGCAAGCGCATCGTCAACGACAAAATCAAGGCGCGTCTCGGCTATACGTTTCAACATCCCGATCCGATGGCCGACGTGGCCGGTCGTGCATGA
- a CDS encoding PH domain-containing protein codes for MDASPPPDATAPFPPSKDALRTLDPSVRAVWRSMWGLWGGALWLAVIFYDLTRWYAPDPALPLGVPTVAVGVLLGLGAWLWPYWQYRAWRFVLRPNELYLMHGVITHVRTVVPLRRIQHLDVSQNILEREFGLGRLVVHTAGSRSSDVTIPGLPLDDAERLRDQVRQFILDDPLPDNSL; via the coding sequence GTGGACGCCTCCCCTCCGCCCGATGCCACCGCTCCGTTTCCGCCTTCGAAGGACGCGCTGCGCACGCTCGACCCCTCCGTTCGCGCGGTGTGGCGCAGCATGTGGGGACTGTGGGGCGGCGCGCTGTGGCTGGCCGTCATTTTCTACGACCTGACCCGCTGGTACGCGCCCGATCCAGCACTTCCGTTGGGCGTGCCCACTGTAGCGGTAGGCGTGCTTCTGGGGCTAGGAGCGTGGCTGTGGCCCTACTGGCAGTACCGGGCCTGGCGCTTTGTGCTGCGCCCCAACGAGCTCTACCTGATGCACGGCGTAATTACACATGTGCGCACGGTGGTGCCCCTGCGCCGCATTCAGCACCTCGATGTGTCGCAGAACATCCTGGAGCGCGAATTTGGTCTGGGACGCCTGGTGGTGCATACGGCAGGGTCGCGCAGTAGCGACGTAACCATTCCGGGCCTGCCGCTGGACGACGCCGAGCGCCTGCGCGACCAGGTGCGGCAGTTCATTCTCGACGATCCGTTGCCCGACAACTCGCTGTAA
- the pgsA gene encoding CDP-diacylglycerol--glycerol-3-phosphate 3-phosphatidyltransferase, producing MRHLPNILTIGRIVLTPLVLVLLSVPSLAAQAGAVVLFMAASASDYYDGVLARQMNVRSRLGQFLDPLADKFLVLGTFVAFAVLTPRVVPWWAVGLIALRDVVVTGLRSWVESQGRTLRTLRIAKWKTMLQLLFLWMLMLLRTAAHVPGIVGRAADWVLYTSLLPTAALVLVVAFTLGTGALYVLRPQEESMPADPSSLS from the coding sequence ATGCGACACTTGCCCAACATTTTGACGATCGGCCGCATCGTGCTGACGCCGCTGGTGTTGGTGCTGCTGTCGGTGCCTTCGTTGGCCGCGCAGGCCGGGGCGGTCGTGCTGTTTATGGCGGCATCGGCTTCCGATTACTACGACGGCGTCCTGGCCCGACAGATGAATGTGCGCTCGCGGCTCGGGCAGTTTCTGGATCCGCTGGCCGACAAGTTTTTGGTGCTGGGAACGTTTGTCGCGTTTGCGGTGCTCACGCCGCGTGTGGTGCCGTGGTGGGCGGTGGGGCTCATCGCGCTGCGGGATGTGGTGGTTACGGGCCTCCGCTCATGGGTCGAGTCGCAAGGCCGCACGCTACGCACCCTGCGCATCGCGAAGTGGAAGACGATGCTGCAGCTTCTGTTCTTGTGGATGCTGATGCTGCTGCGCACAGCGGCTCACGTTCCGGGAATTGTGGGCCGCGCGGCGGACTGGGTGCTGTACACGTCGCTGCTGCCCACCGCCGCCCTCGTGCTTGTGGTTGCATTTACGCTGGGCACGGGCGCGCTGTACGTGTTGCGTCCGCAAGAAGAGTCTATGCCCGCCGATCCGTCGTCTCTTTCCTGA
- the pyrE gene encoding orotate phosphoribosyltransferase produces the protein MASATASTLARHLLTIDAVALRPNDPFTWSSGRRAPIYCDNRRTLAYPDVRRFICDAFVDVLAPYDLPGATVAGTATAGIPHAAWLADRRDAPMAYVRGAAKQHGRQNQIEGVVQPGDDVVLVEDLISTGGSALDAVQALRDAGATVHAVLAIFSYELDVAHRAFRSADVPLHVLTGYSTLLEVAQATGAIATTDLETLRTWRRDPEAWSRQFS, from the coding sequence ATGGCCTCCGCCACTGCTTCTACGCTTGCTCGTCACCTGCTCACCATCGATGCCGTTGCGCTGCGGCCCAACGACCCGTTTACGTGGTCGTCGGGGCGGCGCGCGCCCATCTACTGCGACAACCGCCGGACCCTCGCGTACCCCGACGTGCGGCGGTTCATCTGCGATGCCTTTGTGGATGTGCTCGCGCCGTACGACCTGCCGGGGGCTACGGTAGCCGGCACCGCCACGGCGGGCATTCCGCACGCGGCCTGGCTGGCCGACCGCCGCGATGCCCCCATGGCCTATGTGCGCGGCGCGGCCAAGCAACACGGCCGCCAAAATCAGATTGAGGGCGTCGTGCAGCCGGGCGACGACGTGGTGCTGGTGGAAGATTTGATCTCAACGGGCGGCTCGGCGCTCGATGCGGTGCAGGCCCTCCGCGACGCCGGCGCCACCGTACACGCGGTGCTCGCCATCTTTTCGTACGAGCTGGATGTTGCACACCGCGCATTCCGCTCCGCCGACGTTCCCCTGCATGTGCTTACCGGATACAGCACCCTCTTGGAGGTGGCACAGGCAACAGGCGCTATTGCCACAACCGATTTGGAGACGCTGCGCACCTGGCGCCGCGATCCCGAAGCGTGGTCCCGTCAATTTTCCTAA